One Magnetospirillum sp. 15-1 DNA window includes the following coding sequences:
- a CDS encoding DUF3426 domain-containing protein yields MLITCPACGTNFSIPDSALGTAGRKLKCAKCAHKWFQAPLVMEEDDTDLDLTGPSFAKSDFAKPDFGGVSDFNPVRDDSVFDAPRPAPRPPAPADDDFDLDAPPVPSFADRLPPDEGMERTSEVDLLDDGPQPIPELFGTQSDGGKKGTGVLWVLLVLLILGGLGGAGYYFQDQLVEAIPEAGELLGQAGLRREKPGAGLELRKAGTPERFVHNDTDVLVVRGIIANVTDRSRTVPTMKLVLMDRNKQPVQEKLSQPPVTELAPQGTVSFKIMLERPDPNAVEVVVVFVDTAGAKPGTVPPPVPATPSPASAPAAAPVAPAAPAADTVPVVPAVPAAPATETKPAEAK; encoded by the coding sequence ATGCTGATCACCTGTCCCGCCTGTGGAACCAACTTCTCCATTCCCGACAGCGCGCTCGGCACCGCCGGGCGCAAGCTGAAGTGCGCCAAGTGCGCCCACAAGTGGTTCCAGGCGCCGCTGGTGATGGAAGAGGACGACACCGACCTGGATTTGACCGGTCCGTCCTTCGCCAAGTCGGATTTTGCCAAACCGGATTTTGGCGGTGTGTCGGACTTCAACCCGGTTCGCGACGATTCGGTGTTCGACGCGCCGCGCCCGGCACCGCGCCCGCCGGCACCGGCCGACGACGATTTCGATCTGGACGCCCCGCCGGTTCCCAGCTTCGCCGACCGTCTGCCGCCCGACGAGGGCATGGAGCGCACCTCCGAGGTCGACCTGCTGGACGATGGTCCCCAGCCGATCCCCGAGCTGTTCGGCACCCAGTCCGATGGCGGCAAGAAGGGAACGGGCGTCCTGTGGGTGCTGCTGGTTCTGCTGATCCTCGGCGGGCTGGGCGGTGCCGGCTATTACTTCCAGGACCAGTTGGTGGAGGCGATCCCCGAGGCCGGCGAATTGCTGGGCCAGGCCGGTCTGCGGCGGGAAAAGCCCGGCGCCGGGCTGGAACTGCGCAAGGCCGGCACGCCGGAACGCTTCGTCCACAACGATACCGACGTGCTGGTGGTGCGCGGCATCATCGCCAACGTCACCGACCGTTCGCGGACGGTGCCGACCATGAAGCTGGTGCTGATGGACCGCAACAAGCAGCCGGTCCAGGAAAAGCTGTCGCAGCCGCCGGTCACCGAACTGGCGCCCCAGGGCACCGTCAGCTTCAAGATCATGCTGGAACGGCCCGATCCCAACGCCGTCGAGGTGGTGGTGGTGTTCGTGGATACCGCGGGAGCCAAGCCGGGCACCGTCCCGCCGCCGGTTCCGGCCACCCCGAGTCCGGCTTCGGCCCCGGCCGCCGCTCCGGTTGCTCCGGCCGCCCCCGCGGCGGATACGGTTCCGGTCGTTCCGGCTGTTCCGGCCGCTCCTGCTACCGAAACCAAGCCGGCCGAGGCGAAATAG